A part of Solea solea chromosome 8, fSolSol10.1, whole genome shotgun sequence genomic DNA contains:
- the plekha2 gene encoding pleckstrin homology domain-containing family A member 2 has protein sequence MPYLDRLNRVCGFLDIEEKENSCRFQRRYFILDTQGNALLWYMDNPQNLPSGASSVGSLKLTYISKVSEATAKQKPKTEFCFVINAVSRRYFLQANDVADMRDWVAALNKASKITVPKSGPAPQRSDVTAVIGDSHGGKRQQAYKTEIIGGVVVHTPIQNENEDTEGRERKGNRLGVLRCGYCVKQGNVRKSWKRRFFTLDDNTVSYYKSEVDKEPLRAIQLRDIQRVHECLVKSGELLLRDNLFEIITSSRTFYIQTDSPEEMHGWIKDIEMKIQEFRGPPKGFSFKRASSLYRSHNSSSAPRGQHGDESRPVLVKSCSVAPGWQPWTPVPPCEPSILDAEDEDCAFSSVPTLPSLSSSSTSSSTSSSSNSLSAPAPCPSANPVPSTSGLGMLTASGDVACGRRRHRSQPQSHTRCSFPFSLDDDGIRTTDV, from the exons atgccgTACCTGGACCGACTGAATCGCGTGTGTGGTTTTCTGGACAtagaggagaaggagaacagCTGCCGCTTCCAGAGACGATACTTCATCCTGGACACGCAGGGAAATGCTCTGCTGTGGTACATGGACAACCCTCAg AACCTGCCCAGTGGAGCCAGCTCCGTCGGCAGCCTGAAACTAACCTACATCTCGAAG gtCAGTGAAGCCACAGCGAAGCAAAAGCCCAAGACAGAGTTCTGCTTTG TCATAAATGCAGTTTCGCGGCGATACTTCCTTCAGGCCAATGACGTCGCCGACATGAGGGACTGGGTCGCTGCTCTCAACAAGGCCAGCAAGATCACT GTTCCTAAATCTGGCCCCGCACCACAGAGGTCTGATGTGACCGCGGTGATCGGTGACAGTCACGGTGGGAAGAGACAGCAGGCCTACAAAACTGAGATCATCGGCGGAGTCGTGGTGCACACTCCCATCCAG AATGAGAACGAAGACACCGAGGGGAGAGAGCGGAAGGGCAACAGGCTGGGCGTGTTGAGATGTGGTTACTGTGTGAAACAGGGAAATGTG AGGAAAAGTTGGAAGAGGCGGTTTTTCACTCTGGACGACAACACAGTCAGTTACTACAAGTCCGAGGTG GACAAGGAGCCACTCAGGGCAATTCAACTGAGGGACATTCAGAGGGTCCACGAGTGTCTCGTCAAGTCAGG GGAACTCCTGCTGAGAGACAACCTGTTTGAAATCATCACCAGCTCCCGGACTTTCTACATTCAG ACAGATTCTCCAGAGGAAATGCACGGTTGGATCAAGGACATCGAGATGAAGATCCAGGAGTTCAGAGGTCCCCCTAAG GGTTTTTCATTTAAACGTGCGTCTTCCCTCTACCGGAGCCACAATTCCTCCTCTGCGCCGCGCGGTCAACACGGCGATGAGAGCAGACCTGTGCTGGTGAAGTCCTGCTCTGTGGCTCCGGGCTGGCAGCCGTGGACGCCCGTCCCACCGTGCGAGCCCTCCATCCTGGACGCGGAGGACGAAGACTGCGCGTTCAGCTCGGTGCCCACCttaccctctctctcctcctcctccacctcttcctccacctcctcctcctccaactccCTCTCCGCGCCGGCCCCTTGCCCGAGCGCGAATCCCGTCCCTTCCACCAGTGGACTGGGGATGCTCACGGCGTCTGGGGATGTGGCGTGCGGGCGTCGGAGACACCGCTCGCAGCCTCAGTCTCACACCAGATGCAGCTTCCCCTTCAGCCTGGACGACGACGGCATCCGCACCACAGATGTCTAG
- the si:ch211-113d22.2 gene encoding uncharacterized protein si:ch211-113d22.2 produces the protein MKTALALLLFIALACHSHALKCHTCVASNEEDCNRQGSTPCPQYADACSTITGPNTVMKSCSYKAFCDKAHGGNSGAKMACCFGDDCNGPHRSHSHGDHHRNSAGAVASSSALLITTLMLRVALSQL, from the exons ATGAAGACCGCTCTCGCCCTGCTGCTGTTCATCGCTCTGGCCTGTCACA GCCACGCCCTCAAGTGTCACACGTGCGTGGCGTCCAATGAGGAGGACTGCAACCGGCAGGGCTCCACCCCCTGCCCTCAGTACGCCGACGCCTGCTCCACCATCACAGGACCCA ACACGGTGATGAAGTCGTGCTCCTACAAGGCTTTCTGCGACAAGGCTCACGGCGGCAACTCCGGAGCCAAGATGGCGTGTTGCTTCGGCGACGACTGCAACGGGCCCCACAGGAGCCACAGCCACGGGGATCACCACCGCAACAGCGCAGGGGCTGTGGCCTCCAGCTCCGCGCTGCTGATCACGACGCTGATGCTGCGTGTGGCCCTCAGTCAGCTCTAA